A single region of the Aeromonas hydrophila subsp. hydrophila ATCC 7966 genome encodes:
- a CDS encoding nuclease-related domain-containing protein: MDVTALMAALLNQFWFLLPLLLLVTIAKSPWFKGMIGEWLLNLSIRLFLDRQEYHLLSNVTLPLEQGSTQIDQVLVSRFGVFVIETKNMKGWIFGDPRHKRWTQQLFRHRHGFQNPLHQNYLHLMTLKSLLGLADHQLHSIVYFIGDCTFKTPMPENVMRRGLVSYIKSKTTPVLSTADVVRIVDTIQQGRLTASWQTHRQHVTQLKARHAGPSANHVSTRAPVRQSVANPPSQSVLPPDNPPPLCPRCGNTMVLRTATRGENKGNQFWGCSGFPKCRGVTLLHSQSP, from the coding sequence ATGGACGTTACCGCCCTGATGGCCGCTCTGCTGAACCAGTTCTGGTTTCTGCTGCCACTGCTTTTGCTGGTCACCATAGCCAAGAGCCCCTGGTTCAAGGGCATGATCGGGGAGTGGCTGCTCAATCTCAGCATCCGGCTCTTTCTCGACCGGCAGGAATATCATCTGCTGAGCAATGTCACCTTGCCGCTCGAGCAGGGCAGCACCCAGATCGATCAGGTGCTCGTCTCCCGCTTCGGCGTATTCGTGATAGAAACCAAAAACATGAAGGGGTGGATCTTCGGCGATCCCAGACACAAGCGCTGGACCCAGCAGCTGTTTCGACACCGGCACGGCTTTCAAAACCCGTTGCATCAAAACTATCTGCACCTGATGACCCTCAAATCCCTGCTGGGGCTGGCGGATCACCAGTTGCATTCCATCGTCTATTTTATTGGCGACTGCACTTTCAAAACCCCCATGCCGGAGAACGTCATGCGTCGCGGACTGGTCAGCTATATCAAGAGCAAGACCACTCCCGTCTTGAGCACCGCCGACGTCGTTCGGATTGTCGACACCATTCAGCAAGGCCGCTTGACCGCCAGTTGGCAAACCCACCGGCAGCATGTCACCCAGCTCAAGGCACGTCATGCCGGCCCATCCGCCAACCATGTTTCCACCCGCGCACCTGTCAGGCAATCAGTTGCAAACCCACCCTCACAGAGCGTATTGCCACCGGACAATCCACCCCCGCTCTGCCCCAGATGTGGCAACACCATGGTATTGCGCACCGCAACTCGGGGGGAAAACAAGGGCAATCAGTTTTGGGGATGCAGCGGATTCCCAAAATGCAGGGGCGTGACTTTGTTACACAGTCAGTCCCCTTAA